The proteins below are encoded in one region of Segatella copri:
- a CDS encoding MBL fold metallo-hydrolase: protein MNKITMLGTGNATVSQIYNTCFLLKTPSTLMLVDAGGGNGILAQLKKVNVQISDIRHLFVTHAHTDHVLGVIWVIRMVAQCKGYEGLLHVYGNDKVMKVIKTIIDMILAKKQLAKVAERVVFHQLEDGDCFEVGDIKLECFDIQSAKEKQFGFRAELPSSDESGKPLVLACLGDEPYNEQNRRYIVGADWMMCEAFCLYADRDTFKPYEKCHSTALDAGKLAEELGVKNLILYHTEEKTLANRKENYTREAAKNFKGRIFVPDDLEVIEL, encoded by the coding sequence ATGAATAAAATAACGATGCTCGGAACGGGAAATGCTACGGTTTCCCAGATTTATAACACCTGTTTTCTGCTCAAGACTCCCAGTACCCTGATGCTGGTGGATGCGGGAGGAGGAAACGGAATATTGGCGCAGCTGAAGAAGGTGAATGTTCAGATTTCTGACATTCGTCACCTCTTCGTTACCCATGCGCATACCGACCATGTGTTGGGTGTGATCTGGGTAATCCGTATGGTGGCACAATGTAAGGGTTATGAGGGATTGCTGCATGTGTATGGAAACGACAAGGTGATGAAGGTGATCAAGACCATCATCGACATGATTCTTGCCAAGAAGCAGCTGGCTAAGGTGGCTGAAAGGGTGGTGTTCCATCAACTGGAAGATGGCGATTGTTTCGAAGTGGGGGATATAAAGCTGGAATGCTTTGATATTCAGTCTGCTAAGGAAAAACAGTTCGGATTCCGAGCTGAGCTGCCTTCTTCTGATGAATCGGGTAAGCCTTTGGTCTTGGCATGCCTGGGCGATGAACCTTATAACGAGCAGAACCGACGCTACATAGTGGGGGCTGACTGGATGATGTGTGAGGCGTTCTGTCTCTATGCCGACCGCGATACGTTCAAGCCTTATGAGAAATGCCACAGTACGGCGCTTGATGCCGGAAAACTGGCGGAGGAACTGGGCGTGAAGAATCTTATCCTGTATCATACGGAGGAGAAAACGCTCGCAAATCGTAAAGAAAATTATACCCGTGAAGCTGCCAAGAACTTCAAGGGTAGAATCTTCGTTCCGGATGATTTGGAGGTGATAGAGCTGTAG